The window GGCGTGTACATCGCCAACGAACGCTTCACCAAGGAAACCGCCACCCAGTGGCTGGAGAGCGGCAAGGCTGACGCGGTTGCCTTCGGCGTACCCTTCATCGCCAACCCGGACCTGGTGACCCGTCTGCAGAAAGACGCCGCCTGGAACGAGCCGCACCCGGAAACTTTCTACGCCAAGGGCCCGGTCGGCTATCTGGATTACCCGCGCCTGTAACGGCGGGCTCCAGCGCCAGTAAAAAGGGCGCCTTCGATTGAAGGCGCCCTTTTTCTTTCCGCGAGCCAAAAGGCGGGCATGACCTGTAGGAGCGAGCTTGCTCGCGAACACCCCCTACCCCGGTGCCGAGAGGTTCGCGAGCAAGCTCGCTCCTACAAAAGCGCGTCAGGTTCTGTGTCGGAGCTCGTCGCAGGATGGGATCACGAAGTCATCCAGCGTAAAGGGGCTGCAGCGTTGTGGCTGGCCAACCGATACTCCGTCGTCGCGCACCGCGCCGCCTCCGCGCAACCCTTGCAGCTCCCGCAGGCCGCCGACTCCGGCGCAACTTTTTCCACCACGCCCATCGCCAGCAGCCGCTCCAGCAGCGCTTCGAGCAGGGCCTTCGAGGCCCCGAGGCGCTGGGCCAGGGCCGGCGCATCCGCCTCGCCCATCTCACCCAGCAGGTTACGCACCGCGATTGCCGTGGCCATCAGTGGCAGCTCCCCGCCGGTGCAGCGTGCAATTCGCGCTCGCCGTCCAGCTCCAGGCCGCGCCGACCGACCCAGCGCAGGATCAGGAACAGCACCAGGTTGAACACCAGCACCACGCCGATCGTCACGGCGCTGTACTGCGGATGCTCGGCGAAGCTGAATACCTGATAGCAGAGGGTTGCCAGCGAATACGCGACGTTCAGCCCCCAGAGCACAGCGAAGGTCATCCAGCCGCGGCCGCTTTCGCGGGTCAGCGCGCCAAGGGTCGCCACGCAGGGCACGTAGAGCAGCACGAACACCAGGTAGCTGTAGGCGGCCAGCGGGCTGCCGAACTTGGCGGCGAAGGTGCCCATGGAGCCCTCCTCCATCTCGCCGTCGGCCATGCTCGCGGCCACCGGGTTGGCCAGCACGCTGAGGCTGAAGGCATCGCGCAGGCCATCCAGCGTATCCGCGCCGGCCTGTTTCAGTTGGCCCCAGAGATCGTACGCATCGGCATCGAAGGCCTCGCCCTGGATGTGTTCGGCGGTGTACAGGGTGTTCAGCGTGCCGACCACCACTTCCTTGGCCAGCGCGCCGGTCACCAGGCCGACAGTGGCCTGCCAGTTGTCCTCGTGCACGCCCATGGGTTTGAGCAGCGGCGTGACCTGGTGGCTGAGGCTGGAGAGCGCCGAGTCGGCGATGTCGCCCTGCACCGGGCGGCCGTCGAGGGTGACGCTGTTGAGCCCGCCGATCACCAGGCTGACCAGGATGATCACGGTGCCGGCACGGATCACGAAGGCGCGCAGGCGCATCCAGGTCTGCAGCAGCAGGCTGCGCAGGTGCGGCACGTGGTACAGCGGCAGTTCCATGACGAAGGGCGAGGCTTCGCCGCGCATCAGCGTGTGCTTGAGCAGCAGGCCGGTGAGTACCGCCACGACGATGCCCAGCAGATACAGCGAGAAGATCGCCAGCGCGCCGTTCTGGCCGAAGAAGGCCGCGGCGAACACGGCGAAGATCGCCAGCCGCGCACCGCAGGACATGAACGGGGCCATCATCGAGGTCATCAGGCGCTCGCGCGGGTTGTCCAGGGTGCGGGTGCCCATGATCGACGGCACATTGCAGCCGAAGCCGACAATCAGCGGCACGAAGGATTTGCCCGGCAGGCCGAGGG of the Pseudomonas sp. PSE14 genome contains:
- a CDS encoding FeoC-like transcriptional regulator, producing MATAIAVRNLLGEMGEADAPALAQRLGASKALLEALLERLLAMGVVEKVAPESAACGSCKGCAEAARCATTEYRLASHNAAAPLRWMTS
- the feoB gene encoding Fe(2+) transporter permease subunit FeoB translates to MDELRIGLIGNPNAGKTTLFNQLTGTRQRVGNWAGVTVERKEGSFRTVRHNVRLVDLPGTYSLTTLSTQASLDEQIARRCIVDGEVDVLVNVVDATNLERNLYLTVQLREMGLPCVVALNMLDIARSQGLNIDREALARELGCPVVPLVSTRGEGIDELKQAIDAVTAQPPLQVPYPAALRNAVTQLLPADAPPTLAWMALLALEGDLHSARQLKLDPASLLAARDAIRCACGEDPELLLVDARYRLIGELCERASNHRQAAPHRLTQALDRVALNRWLGIPVFLFVMYLMFFFAITLGGALQPIFDQGSSALFIDGIQWLGARSGAPDWLTALLAQGLGGGINAVLPLIPQIGLMYLFLALLEDSGYMARAAFVMDRLMQALGLPGKSFVPLIVGFGCNVPSIMGTRTLDNPRERLMTSMMAPFMSCGARLAIFAVFAAAFFGQNGALAIFSLYLLGIVVAVLTGLLLKHTLMRGEASPFVMELPLYHVPHLRSLLLQTWMRLRAFVIRAGTVIILVSLVIGGLNSVTLDGRPVQGDIADSALSSLSHQVTPLLKPMGVHEDNWQATVGLVTGALAKEVVVGTLNTLYTAEHIQGEAFDADAYDLWGQLKQAGADTLDGLRDAFSLSVLANPVAASMADGEMEEGSMGTFAAKFGSPLAAYSYLVFVLLYVPCVATLGALTRESGRGWMTFAVLWGLNVAYSLATLCYQVFSFAEHPQYSAVTIGVVLVFNLVLFLILRWVGRRGLELDGERELHAAPAGSCH